In one window of Drosophila innubila isolate TH190305 chromosome 2L unlocalized genomic scaffold, UK_Dinn_1.0 4_B_2L, whole genome shotgun sequence DNA:
- the LOC117780726 gene encoding uncharacterized protein DDB_G0284459-like isoform X3 → MTSGTRNMESHSRYGRSFSGASGGGGGGGGGGNNSGNHRRYSRSRSRSRERSREHSGYRRRNSRSRSRERSTHHYRNAGSADKDLYRDLINDDYNEDRGSNYSNYNNSRNNNYHHRRDDNYDSERDRERERDRERDRDRDRDRDRDQRWKNYDREPRERNSDFDRGAERSRDFRSHNNGNGSNNNNALAVGNNRDRDRRYSTEEDSYDSDESDDSQYRRNHIRTSNEALNQIIIFGLKKHITEADIMGALIQVNMEPSSIRLIRKRPTGQSEIGRSTCFPAIQS, encoded by the exons ATGA CCTCAGGTACGCGTAATATGGAATCGCATTCACGATATGGACGCAGTTTTTCTGGTGCaagtggtggcggtggtggtggcgggGGCGGGGGCAACAATAGCGGCAACCACAGACGCTACAGCCGCTCCCGATCTCGGTCCCG CGAACGCAGCCGGGAACATTCCGGTTACAGGCGCCGCAATTCTCGTTCACGCAGTCGGGAACGTTCGACGCATCATTATCGCAACGCTGGCAGCGCCGACAAGGATTTGTATCGCGATCTGATTAACGACGATTATAACGAGGATCGGGGCAGCAACTACAGCAACTATAATAATTCgcgaaataataattatcaccATCGGCGCGACGATAACTACGACAGTGAGCGAGATCGGGAACGTGAACGTGACCGTGAACGTGATCGTGACCGTGATCGGGATCGAGATCGTGATCAGCGCTGGAAGAACTACGATCGAGAGCCACGTGAACGTAACTCCGACTTTGATAGAGGCGCAGAACGCAG TCGTGACTTTCGTTCTCATAATAATGGCAAtggaagcaacaacaacaacgcttTGGCTGTTGGCAACAATCGTGATCGGGATAGACGTTATTCCACCGAAGAGGACAGCTATGATAGCGACGAAAGCGATGATAGCCAGTATCGTCGTAATCACATCAGAACCAGCAACGAGGCATTGAACCAAATCATTATATTTGGTCTGAAGAAGCACATCACTGAGGCGGAT ATTATGGGAGCGCTGATCCAAGTAAATATGGAGCCCTCTTCCATAAGGCTCATAAGGAAAAGACCTACAG GGCAATCTGAAATTGGGCGATCAACGTGTTTTCCTGCAATACAGTCATAA
- the LOC117780726 gene encoding RNA-binding protein 5-B-like isoform X2 yields MSTRNMESHSRYGRSFSGASGGGGGGGGGGNNSGNHRRYSRSRSRSRERSREHSGYRRRNSRSRSRERSTHHYRNAGSADKDLYRDLINDDYNEDRGSNYSNYNNSRNNNYHHRRDDNYDSERDRERERDRERDRDRDRDRDRDQRWKNYDREPRERNSDFDRGAERSRDFRSHNNGNGSNNNNALAVGNNRDRDRRYSTEEDSYDSDESDDSQYRRNHIRTSNEALNQIIIFGLKKHITEADIMGALIQVNMEPSSIRLIRKRPTGASRGFAFVEFNTVEEATRWMELTQGNLKLGDQRVFLQYSHKRITDWHCVKCGVYNFKRRFSCFMCTASRAESESIYSGGGEGIDEVSPILTKKIMLRNLDALTTEESVLTALQKVLPKLAKTITKVLISRDTLTQTSRGFCYLHFETLVDSMDVHNALTALETPLRIDDRDVCVSYCMDAEDRQVASKDSQGENVGGTHNSALAAVPPSDAGGEYTLADVPRLAEYSASLYASTPAEHAHYVQYYTDYYVAEIKKGGGHLIGGGEAQVTEANSGAAVALSAIQRKQKKMSSIETTATAAATAAAQAAAAVKATFAAQAVVAPRGNDGKTYPVPDVSRYQYDETSGYYYDPSTGLYYDAHSQYYYNNETGAYLYWDQRRSTYILATPASTQAALQESLALESQAEQKDEESSKKEKGKDKDNNKHDKVKVAKKIVKDMEKWAKQLNQKKDYTVVATPQPILPGRGDPGEGPSTSRAAAGAYADVGFSILEKKERGKLSDYVATPAAAPMNKLVNSYGSDSEEDNAGAAGAQNLNTAASSGAGVDEMDYVDFQKLTCLLCKRAFQSHDILQKHLKMSNLHKENLAKIKSGNAAGASNDDAAGPGLSYRDRAKERRLKYGEGDPPPPNRSRERFEHEIKSMQTRQKDGGPAPALPISSNNVGNRLLQKMGWSEGQGLGRKNQGRTQIIEAEARSNNVGLGNKSGTLAPGDDYKTYIKKMMKSRYENA; encoded by the exons ATGA GTACGCGTAATATGGAATCGCATTCACGATATGGACGCAGTTTTTCTGGTGCaagtggtggcggtggtggtggcgggGGCGGGGGCAACAATAGCGGCAACCACAGACGCTACAGCCGCTCCCGATCTCGGTCCCG CGAACGCAGCCGGGAACATTCCGGTTACAGGCGCCGCAATTCTCGTTCACGCAGTCGGGAACGTTCGACGCATCATTATCGCAACGCTGGCAGCGCCGACAAGGATTTGTATCGCGATCTGATTAACGACGATTATAACGAGGATCGGGGCAGCAACTACAGCAACTATAATAATTCgcgaaataataattatcaccATCGGCGCGACGATAACTACGACAGTGAGCGAGATCGGGAACGTGAACGTGACCGTGAACGTGATCGTGACCGTGATCGGGATCGAGATCGTGATCAGCGCTGGAAGAACTACGATCGAGAGCCACGTGAACGTAACTCCGACTTTGATAGAGGCGCAGAACGCAG TCGTGACTTTCGTTCTCATAATAATGGCAAtggaagcaacaacaacaacgcttTGGCTGTTGGCAACAATCGTGATCGGGATAGACGTTATTCCACCGAAGAGGACAGCTATGATAGCGACGAAAGCGATGATAGCCAGTATCGTCGTAATCACATCAGAACCAGCAACGAGGCATTGAACCAAATCATTATATTTGGTCTGAAGAAGCACATCACTGAGGCGGAT ATTATGGGAGCGCTGATCCAAGTAAATATGGAGCCCTCTTCCATAAGGCTCATAAGGAAAAGACCTACAG GTGCATCACGCGGTTTCGCATTTGTCGAGTTTAATACCGTTGAGGAAGCAACACGTTGGATGGAATTAACTCAG GGCAATCTGAAATTGGGCGATCAACGTGTTTTCCTGCAATACAGTCATAAACGCATTACAGACTGGCATTGCGTGAAG TGTGGCGTCTACAATTTCAAGCGTCGTTTCTCCTGTTTCATGTGCACGGCATCGCGGGCGGAAAGTGAAAGCATCTATTCTGGCGGCGGCGAGGGCATTGACGAAGTTAGCCCGATTCTAACAAAAA AGATCATGTTGCGTAATCTGGATGCGCTTACCACCGAGGAGAGTGTTCTTACCGCCCTGCAGAAGGTGCTGCCAAAGTTGGCCAAAACAATTACCAAGGTGCTCATCAGTCGCGACACTTTGACCCAAACTTCTCGTGGCTTTTGCTATCTACATTTCGAGACCCTTGTCGATTCGATGGATGTTCACAATGCATTAACAGCACTGGAGACGCCGCTGCGAATCGATGATCGGGATG tatGCGTCAGCTATTGCATGGACGCAGAGGATCGTCAAGTGGCGTCAAAGGATTCACAAGGTGAAAATGTCGGCGGCACTCACAATAGTGCATTGGCCGCCGTGCCGCCTTCAGATGCTGGCGGGGAATATACGTTGGCGGATGTGCCACGTCTGGCGGAGTACAGTGCCTCATTGTATGCATCGACGCCGGCAGAGCATGCACATTATGTGCAGTATTATACGGATTACTATGTGGCCGAGATCAAGAAGGGCGGTGGACATCTGATTGGCGGCGGTGAGGCGCAAGTGACGGAGGCGAATTCAGGTGCAGCCGTCGCACTTTCGGCCATTCAGCGTAAACAGAAGAAGATGAGCAGCATTGAGACAACGGCCACAGCGgcggcaacagctgcagccCAGGCGGCTGCCGCAGTAAAGGCGACATTTGCGGCACAGGCTGTGGTTGCACCCAGAGGGAATGATGGCAAAACTTATC ctGTACCCGATGTGAGCCGTTATCAGTATGATGAAACCTCTGGTTATTACTATGATCCCAGCACGGGTTTGTACTACGATGCACACTCTCAATACTATTACAACAATGAGACTGGCGCCTATCTGTACTGGGATCAGCGACGTAGTACGTATATATTGGCTACGCCTGCCTCGACACAAGCAGCCTTGCAGGAGTCGCTGGCGCTGGAGTCGCAGGCCGAGCAAAAGGATGAGGAGTCGTCCAAGAAGGAGAAGGGCAAGGACAAGGACAACAATAAGCATGACAAGGTTAAGGTGGCTAAGAAGATCGTCAAGGACATGGAGAAATGGGCTAAACAACTGAATCAGAAGAAAGACTACACTGTGGTGGCCACACCGCAACCCATACTGCCTGGACGTGGTGATCCCGGCGAGGGGCCGAGCACATCGCGTGCTGCAGCCGGCGCCTATGCAGATGTGGGCTTCTCCATACTCGAAAAGAAGGAGCGTGGCAAGTTGAGCGACTATGTGGCAACACCAGCCGCTGCACCAATGAATAAACTTGTTAATTCCTATGGATCCGACTCCGAGGAGGATAATGCTGGTGCTGCAGGCGCGCAGAATTTGAATACGGCTGCTTCCAGTGGCGCTGGCGTAGACGAAATGGACTATGTGGACTTCCAGAAACTAACCTGCCTACTGTGCAAACGTGCATTTCAATCCCATGACATACTgcagaagcatttaaagatgTCCAACTTGCACAAGGAAAATCTTGCCAAGATCAAATCGGGCAATGCTGCTGGCGCCAGCAACGATGATGCAGCAGGTCCAGGTCTCTC CTATCGAGATCGCGCCAAGGAGCGCCGACTAAAGTATGGTGAGGGGGATCCGCCGCCGCCGAATCGCAGTCGTGAGCGTTTCGAGCATGAGATTAAGAGTATGCAAACACGTCAAAAGGATGGCGGTCCCGCACCCGCTTTGCCCATCAGCTCCAATAATGTGGGCAATCGGTTGCTTCAGAAAATGGGCTGGTCGGAGGGTCAGGGATTGGGTCGCAAGAACCAAGGACGTACGCAAATCATCGAG GCCGAGGCGCGTTCCAATAATGTGGGATTGGGTAACAAGAGCGGTACACTTGCTCCGGGTGATGATTACAAAACATAcattaagaaaatgatgaaATCACGCTATGAGAATGCTTAA
- the LOC117780677 gene encoding zinc finger matrin-type protein 5 yields MGGKSYYCDYCCCFMKNDLNVRKLHNAGISHTTAKATYMRRFEDPRKMLAAERMKRPCKRYFAGFCKFQLLCNFGHYSEKQLKQLEKIVSRLKNKRSKRKKSSHKRKSNLPPSLQSMNLSKLKKTN; encoded by the exons ATGGGAGGAAAGAGTTATTATTGTGactattgctgttgttttatGAAGAATGATCTCAATGTGCGAAAATTACACAACGCGGGCATCTCACACACCACCGCAAAAGCAACTTACATGCGTCGCTTTGAAG atCCGCGCAAGATGTTGGCTGCGGAGCGCATGAAAAGGCCGTGTAAACGTTATTTTGCTGGCTTTTGTAAATTTCAGCTACTCTGCAATTTCGGACACTACAGTGAAAAACAGCTAAAGCAGCTGGAAAAAATTG TGAGtcgattaaaaaataaacgatccaaaaggaaaaagagctcacacaaaagaaaaagtaatCTGCCGCCGTCCCTTCAATCCATGAATTTGTCCAAACTGAAGAAAACCAATTAG
- the LOC117780726 gene encoding RNA-binding protein 5-B-like isoform X1: MTSGTRNMESHSRYGRSFSGASGGGGGGGGGGNNSGNHRRYSRSRSRSRERSREHSGYRRRNSRSRSRERSTHHYRNAGSADKDLYRDLINDDYNEDRGSNYSNYNNSRNNNYHHRRDDNYDSERDRERERDRERDRDRDRDRDRDQRWKNYDREPRERNSDFDRGAERSRDFRSHNNGNGSNNNNALAVGNNRDRDRRYSTEEDSYDSDESDDSQYRRNHIRTSNEALNQIIIFGLKKHITEADIMGALIQVNMEPSSIRLIRKRPTGASRGFAFVEFNTVEEATRWMELTQGNLKLGDQRVFLQYSHKRITDWHCVKCGVYNFKRRFSCFMCTASRAESESIYSGGGEGIDEVSPILTKKIMLRNLDALTTEESVLTALQKVLPKLAKTITKVLISRDTLTQTSRGFCYLHFETLVDSMDVHNALTALETPLRIDDRDVCVSYCMDAEDRQVASKDSQGENVGGTHNSALAAVPPSDAGGEYTLADVPRLAEYSASLYASTPAEHAHYVQYYTDYYVAEIKKGGGHLIGGGEAQVTEANSGAAVALSAIQRKQKKMSSIETTATAAATAAAQAAAAVKATFAAQAVVAPRGNDGKTYPVPDVSRYQYDETSGYYYDPSTGLYYDAHSQYYYNNETGAYLYWDQRRSTYILATPASTQAALQESLALESQAEQKDEESSKKEKGKDKDNNKHDKVKVAKKIVKDMEKWAKQLNQKKDYTVVATPQPILPGRGDPGEGPSTSRAAAGAYADVGFSILEKKERGKLSDYVATPAAAPMNKLVNSYGSDSEEDNAGAAGAQNLNTAASSGAGVDEMDYVDFQKLTCLLCKRAFQSHDILQKHLKMSNLHKENLAKIKSGNAAGASNDDAAGPGLSYRDRAKERRLKYGEGDPPPPNRSRERFEHEIKSMQTRQKDGGPAPALPISSNNVGNRLLQKMGWSEGQGLGRKNQGRTQIIEAEARSNNVGLGNKSGTLAPGDDYKTYIKKMMKSRYENA, from the exons ATGA CCTCAGGTACGCGTAATATGGAATCGCATTCACGATATGGACGCAGTTTTTCTGGTGCaagtggtggcggtggtggtggcgggGGCGGGGGCAACAATAGCGGCAACCACAGACGCTACAGCCGCTCCCGATCTCGGTCCCG CGAACGCAGCCGGGAACATTCCGGTTACAGGCGCCGCAATTCTCGTTCACGCAGTCGGGAACGTTCGACGCATCATTATCGCAACGCTGGCAGCGCCGACAAGGATTTGTATCGCGATCTGATTAACGACGATTATAACGAGGATCGGGGCAGCAACTACAGCAACTATAATAATTCgcgaaataataattatcaccATCGGCGCGACGATAACTACGACAGTGAGCGAGATCGGGAACGTGAACGTGACCGTGAACGTGATCGTGACCGTGATCGGGATCGAGATCGTGATCAGCGCTGGAAGAACTACGATCGAGAGCCACGTGAACGTAACTCCGACTTTGATAGAGGCGCAGAACGCAG TCGTGACTTTCGTTCTCATAATAATGGCAAtggaagcaacaacaacaacgcttTGGCTGTTGGCAACAATCGTGATCGGGATAGACGTTATTCCACCGAAGAGGACAGCTATGATAGCGACGAAAGCGATGATAGCCAGTATCGTCGTAATCACATCAGAACCAGCAACGAGGCATTGAACCAAATCATTATATTTGGTCTGAAGAAGCACATCACTGAGGCGGAT ATTATGGGAGCGCTGATCCAAGTAAATATGGAGCCCTCTTCCATAAGGCTCATAAGGAAAAGACCTACAG GTGCATCACGCGGTTTCGCATTTGTCGAGTTTAATACCGTTGAGGAAGCAACACGTTGGATGGAATTAACTCAG GGCAATCTGAAATTGGGCGATCAACGTGTTTTCCTGCAATACAGTCATAAACGCATTACAGACTGGCATTGCGTGAAG TGTGGCGTCTACAATTTCAAGCGTCGTTTCTCCTGTTTCATGTGCACGGCATCGCGGGCGGAAAGTGAAAGCATCTATTCTGGCGGCGGCGAGGGCATTGACGAAGTTAGCCCGATTCTAACAAAAA AGATCATGTTGCGTAATCTGGATGCGCTTACCACCGAGGAGAGTGTTCTTACCGCCCTGCAGAAGGTGCTGCCAAAGTTGGCCAAAACAATTACCAAGGTGCTCATCAGTCGCGACACTTTGACCCAAACTTCTCGTGGCTTTTGCTATCTACATTTCGAGACCCTTGTCGATTCGATGGATGTTCACAATGCATTAACAGCACTGGAGACGCCGCTGCGAATCGATGATCGGGATG tatGCGTCAGCTATTGCATGGACGCAGAGGATCGTCAAGTGGCGTCAAAGGATTCACAAGGTGAAAATGTCGGCGGCACTCACAATAGTGCATTGGCCGCCGTGCCGCCTTCAGATGCTGGCGGGGAATATACGTTGGCGGATGTGCCACGTCTGGCGGAGTACAGTGCCTCATTGTATGCATCGACGCCGGCAGAGCATGCACATTATGTGCAGTATTATACGGATTACTATGTGGCCGAGATCAAGAAGGGCGGTGGACATCTGATTGGCGGCGGTGAGGCGCAAGTGACGGAGGCGAATTCAGGTGCAGCCGTCGCACTTTCGGCCATTCAGCGTAAACAGAAGAAGATGAGCAGCATTGAGACAACGGCCACAGCGgcggcaacagctgcagccCAGGCGGCTGCCGCAGTAAAGGCGACATTTGCGGCACAGGCTGTGGTTGCACCCAGAGGGAATGATGGCAAAACTTATC ctGTACCCGATGTGAGCCGTTATCAGTATGATGAAACCTCTGGTTATTACTATGATCCCAGCACGGGTTTGTACTACGATGCACACTCTCAATACTATTACAACAATGAGACTGGCGCCTATCTGTACTGGGATCAGCGACGTAGTACGTATATATTGGCTACGCCTGCCTCGACACAAGCAGCCTTGCAGGAGTCGCTGGCGCTGGAGTCGCAGGCCGAGCAAAAGGATGAGGAGTCGTCCAAGAAGGAGAAGGGCAAGGACAAGGACAACAATAAGCATGACAAGGTTAAGGTGGCTAAGAAGATCGTCAAGGACATGGAGAAATGGGCTAAACAACTGAATCAGAAGAAAGACTACACTGTGGTGGCCACACCGCAACCCATACTGCCTGGACGTGGTGATCCCGGCGAGGGGCCGAGCACATCGCGTGCTGCAGCCGGCGCCTATGCAGATGTGGGCTTCTCCATACTCGAAAAGAAGGAGCGTGGCAAGTTGAGCGACTATGTGGCAACACCAGCCGCTGCACCAATGAATAAACTTGTTAATTCCTATGGATCCGACTCCGAGGAGGATAATGCTGGTGCTGCAGGCGCGCAGAATTTGAATACGGCTGCTTCCAGTGGCGCTGGCGTAGACGAAATGGACTATGTGGACTTCCAGAAACTAACCTGCCTACTGTGCAAACGTGCATTTCAATCCCATGACATACTgcagaagcatttaaagatgTCCAACTTGCACAAGGAAAATCTTGCCAAGATCAAATCGGGCAATGCTGCTGGCGCCAGCAACGATGATGCAGCAGGTCCAGGTCTCTC CTATCGAGATCGCGCCAAGGAGCGCCGACTAAAGTATGGTGAGGGGGATCCGCCGCCGCCGAATCGCAGTCGTGAGCGTTTCGAGCATGAGATTAAGAGTATGCAAACACGTCAAAAGGATGGCGGTCCCGCACCCGCTTTGCCCATCAGCTCCAATAATGTGGGCAATCGGTTGCTTCAGAAAATGGGCTGGTCGGAGGGTCAGGGATTGGGTCGCAAGAACCAAGGACGTACGCAAATCATCGAG GCCGAGGCGCGTTCCAATAATGTGGGATTGGGTAACAAGAGCGGTACACTTGCTCCGGGTGATGATTACAAAACATAcattaagaaaatgatgaaATCACGCTATGAGAATGCTTAA
- the LOC117781806 gene encoding S-phase kinase-associated protein 1-like, which yields MPTIKLQSSDDEIFDVDVQVAKCSVTIRNMLDDCESEEDDNAIVPLTKVNAKILGKVLEWAKYHKDDPQPTKDDESNKKSTAEMKSWDDEFLKVDQDQLFELILAANYLDIKSLLELTCKAVANMIKGKTPAEIRKTFNIKDPAEEK from the coding sequence ATGCCAACCATCAAGTTACAGTCGTCGGATGACGAGATTTTTGATGTCGATGTACAAGTTGCCAAGTGCTCTGTTACAATTCGCAACATGTTGGATGATTGTGAATCGGAGGAGGATGATAACGCCATTGTGCCATTGACCAAAGTGAATGCAAAGATTTTGGGCAAGGTCTTGGAGTGGGCCAAGTATCATAAGGATGATCCTCAGCCAACCAAGGATGATGagagcaataaaaaaagtacCGCTGAAATGAAATCATGGGATGACGAATTTCTTAAGGTCGATCAGGACCAACTCTTTGAACTGATTTTGGCCGCCAACTATTTGGATATTAAGAGCTTGCTTGAGTTAACCTGCAAGGCTGTCGCCAATATGATCAAGGGCAAGACTCCAGCGGAGATACGCAAGACATTCAACATCAAGGATCCCGCCGAGGAGAAGTAG
- the LOC117780675 gene encoding uncharacterized protein LOC117780675, producing MKKVLLTKSQQIRVTTSDIKMKPQIGVQTNVITNTYMQRKSFQSIYEDIFKLLMRLPDKALQQRVIDAINGRSSDKSVISNPNQCKHCSKNEEKPLKVNASTQTQSEILETKETQSKSPIKNETNIKVSVKPESPLKKVVESTVNDKPPDPNVKVPRKRGRKRNTCVPQVVKRSAAQMAWQEREDKQLTPLQPIKKKKLETPEPSPSPKATSSSPNTNSLQRRDSVASNFSACLSDINLNEYCDQIDDYINDGIQRTILTTMSNEFLISHVMSEEGLLPIHDAILRSNIQGLQRQVFVWSKMKENVDFNELLSADGEDCLQLAITTDCHPEIVKIILNAGVLPMHIYEDSNTALHLAIINNIKLESLRQLMLHIDLNLLLQTNDDGYTALHIAVRHNRYKMAEIICNIIDERQLGAPVYQREESDGGKTEESSRSLELRDEKSFAKFYERACDRLHHNKEKLMGRRLKNEILNASEARAGNASLYFAVEGEMEHLCYFLLAHLSDPDEENLSGHSPKSYHYEFARLLRISLKIARIMDKVISILNGKSI from the exons ATGAAGAAAGTGTTATTAACAAAATCTCAACAGATTCGTGTGACAACGTcagatattaaaatgaaaccaCAAATCGGGGTGCAAACCAATGTAATCACGAATACATACATGCAGCGCAAGTCCTTTCAGTCCATTTACGaggatatatttaaattgctaaTGCGTCTACCCGATAAGGCTTTGCAACAGCGCGTAATTGACGCTATCAACGGGCGTAGTAGTGATAAATCGGTTATCTCAAACCCTAATCAGTGTAAGCACTGCtccaaaaatgaagaaaagcCCCTAAAAGTGAATGCgtcaacacaaacacaatccGAAATATTGGAGACTAAAGAGACACAAAGCAAGTCACCTATTAAAAATGAGACTAATATTAAAGTTAGTGTGAAACCAGAGTCACCCCTTAAGAA AGTCGTGGAGAGCACGGTTAATGATAAACCCCCCGATCCAAATGTGAAAGTACCTCGCAAACGTGGAAGAAAACGGAACACATGTGTTCCACAGGTGGTCAAAAGATCGGCAGCCCAAATGGCATGGCAGGAACGCGAGGACAAGCAACTAACGCCATTGCAGCCGatcaagaagaagaaactgGAAACTCCC gaACCTAGTCCAAGTCCCAAAGCGACATCCAGCAGCCCCAACACAAATTCCTTGCAACGTCGAGATTCAGTTGCATCCAATTTCTCCGCTTGCCTCAGTGACATCAATTTAAATGAGTATTGCGATCAAATAGATGATTATATCAACGATGGCATTCAACGTACAATTCTTACCACAATGTCCAATGAGTTCCTAATATCTCATGTTATGTCCGAGGAAGGACTTTT ACCCATACACGATGCCATTTTGAGGAGCAATATTCAAGGTTTGCAACGTCAGGTTTTCGTTTGGTCAAAGATGAAGGAAAATGTGGATTTCAATGAGCTGCTTAGCGCGGATGGAGAGGATTGCCTACAGTTGGCCATAACCACCGATTGTCATCCagaaatagtaaaaattataCTAAATGCCGGCGTACTTCCCATGCATATCTATGAGGATTCAAATACGGCTCTCCACTTGGCCATCATAAACAACATCAAGTTAGAGTCACTGCGTCAGTTAATGCTACACATAGACCTGAATCTGCTGCTGCAAACCAACGATGATGGATACACAGCTCTCCACATTGCAGTGCGTCACAATCGTTATAAAATGGCTGAGATCATTTGTAACATCATCGATGAGCGACAGTTGGGTGCACCCGTCTATCAGCGTGAGGAGTCAGACGGCGGGAAGACAGAAGAGAGCAGTAGAAGTCTTGAACTCAGAGATGAGAAGTCGTTTGCCAAGTTCTATGAACGTGCCTGCGACAGATTGCATCACAACAAGGAGAAACTAATGGGACGTCGCCTCAAAAATGAGATTTTAAATGCGAGCGAAGCACGTGCGGGAAATGCTAGTTTATACTTTGCCGTTGAGGGAGAAATGGAACACTTATGTTACTTCCTATTGGCCCATCTGAGCGATCCCGATGAGGAGAACCTTAGTGGACACAGCCCAAAATCATATCACTATGAATTTGCTCGTCTTTTGCGCATCAGTTTAAAAATTGCCCGCATTATGGACAAGGTTATTAgcattttaaatggaaaatcaatttaa
- the LOC117780678 gene encoding protein cornichon homolog 4, translating into MFLPETAVFCITLLVYGAILLLLIYYVLTLADLECDYLNAQECCRRLNFWVIPKFGSHALLCFLLLISGHWVMFVLNLPMVVWLFYELHRQRRDSLGVYDPVDIHSRGLLKVHLRNCMIYLGYYFIMFFVGLYCLISSLIKGDPIKRYEDDEIVTGF; encoded by the exons ATGTTTCTGCCCGAAACAGCTGTATTCTGCATTACGCTACTGGTTTATGGCGCCATACTTTTGCTATTAATTTACTAT GTGTTAACGCTGGCCGACTTGGAGTGTGACTATCTAAATGCCCAGGAATGCTGTCGACGCCTAAACTTCTGGGTTATACCTAAATTTGGATCCCATGCGTTACTCTGCTTCCTTCTGCTCATCTCCGg cCACTGGGTAATGTTTGTGCTCAATCTGCCAATGGTCGTGTGGCTGTTTTATGAGCTACATCGACAGCGTCGGGACAGCCTCGGAGTCTACGATCCCGTCGATATACACAGTCGTGGTCTGCTGAAGGTGCACTTAAGGAACTGTATGATCTACCTCGGCTACTACTTTATCATGTTCTTCGTTGGTTTGTACTG TCTTATATCATCGCTAATTAAAGGAGATCCCATCAAGCGCTACGAGGATGATGAAATCGTCACGGGTTTCTAA